A region of Nitrospirota bacterium DNA encodes the following proteins:
- a CDS encoding ABC transporter ATP-binding protein translates to MIRTIIKTEGLTKVFKTGFMGRKITAIRNLNLEVNSKEIFGFLGPNGAGKTTTIKILMGLIYPTSGKAWLLDKELGNVEVKRRIGFLPEQPYFYDYLTSEEFLKFYGQLSGIHKDSLRDIIPSLLSTVGLEKAKGLQLRKFSKGMLQRIGIAQAIMNHPDLVVLDEPMSGLDPIGRKEIRELILKLKEEGKTIFFSTHIIPDVELICDRVGILINGELVNVGRLDNIIDTKVKHIEVIASGITKEELTSISQTGISIYESYDRISIKVQDELSLEIVLKLILAGKGRVVSVIPHRETLEELFIKKTGVISS, encoded by the coding sequence ATGATAAGAACTATTATAAAGACTGAAGGACTTACAAAAGTCTTTAAGACCGGTTTCATGGGCAGAAAAATTACTGCGATAAGAAACCTGAATCTTGAGGTTAATAGCAAAGAAATTTTTGGTTTTCTTGGCCCGAATGGGGCTGGAAAAACTACTACCATAAAAATACTCATGGGGTTGATTTACCCAACAAGCGGTAAGGCATGGCTGTTAGATAAGGAATTGGGTAATGTAGAAGTTAAAAGGCGGATTGGCTTCCTTCCTGAACAACCTTATTTTTATGACTATTTGACTTCAGAAGAGTTCTTAAAGTTTTATGGTCAATTGTCAGGAATTCATAAAGATTCTCTTAGGGATATTATTCCTTCACTACTTTCCACAGTAGGGCTTGAAAAAGCAAAGGGTCTGCAGTTACGAAAATTCTCAAAAGGAATGCTTCAAAGAATCGGTATTGCACAGGCTATCATGAATCATCCGGATTTGGTTGTATTAGATGAACCTATGTCAGGTCTTGACCCTATTGGAAGAAAAGAGATACGTGAACTGATTTTAAAATTGAAAGAAGAAGGGAAAACTATATTCTTCAGTACACATATAATCCCTGATGTTGAACTTATTTGCGATCGTGTCGGCATCCTGATCAATGGAGAGCTTGTAAATGTTGGAAGATTAGACAACATTATTGATACAAAGGTTAAACATATTGAGGTCATTGCAAGTGGTATAACTAAAGAAGAATTGACTTCTATATCTCAGACAGGGATATCTATTTATGAGAGCTATGACAGGATATCAATCAAAGTTCAGGATGAACTCTCCCTTGAAATCGTATTGAAATTAATATTAGCAGGAAAGGGTAGAGTAGTATCAGTAATACCTCATCGCGAGACCTTAGAAGAACTATTTATTAAAAAGACTGGAGTAATTTCTTCTTGA